Part of the Xenopus tropicalis strain Nigerian chromosome 3, UCB_Xtro_10.0, whole genome shotgun sequence genome, atcagcaattagatttcaacagttagaaaaccaaagcaaagcatctgattggagGTTTTACtcctctttttacacagcatgataaatataccccttactgtaaGCTCCCCAGTGGTGCCCAGGGATGGGTGGTTCGTACAGCTTATTAGTgtgcaaaatgttgtttttttttatgagccATCAAAATAATGGTATATGTATGCTTTACTCTTGCCCTGTTTCAGGCATCAGCAGTGAAACCATACTCAAGCCAACATCCATCACAGAAGAGGAGCTGTTGGATCTCATCAACAAGCTTAACAATGATGATCATGTCGATGGGCTCCTTGTGCAGCTGCCTCTCCCAGGTAATGCCTAATAAGCTGCTTGCAAATTCACTGTGTCGCAGACTCGTGACTCATCCGAGTTCACAGGCTAAGAATAACAAAAGAGCAGATTTAATATGGAACATAATGGAGTGCATAGTGCATGCAAGTTttattctccatttttccagtgtTAATATATTTAGTCTGCCCTGTGGGTATGTGTCTGTAGAATGTATAAATGGCTGTTAATAATTAGAGATGCATAGCATCTGGGATTGGCCTCAAGATTCTGCCACTTTCTCTTAACATTCAGTTCTGGGGACTGGCCAGACAtatggctttaaaggaacagttcaatgtaaaaatgaaactcgGTAAAATAGATACACTAcgcaaaaatatttctaatagttattttggcaaaaatgtaatctataaaggctggagtgagcagatgtctaacataacagccagaattctacttcctgctttcagctctctaacctcttagtcagtgactttgggggggggggcacatatgaCCCCCCCTCAAGTTACTGATTGCTAACAGCTTAGATAGCTGTAAAGGATGAAGTAGagctctggctattatgttagacatttgttCACTCcatcctttatagattacatttttgcctaactatattaaaaatatgttttgcacattttatctattttacccagtttcattttttctctggctgttcctttaagggtaatgtcccacaacAATTTTGCTTTGATTCTCTAATCTTTTGTGGAGGGTTCAGTGTATAGCCATATTGAAACATTATGGAAAGCCAATACAATGAACTTTTAAGCAGCTATTTTTGATTGATGTAAGCCTGAACTCaagtgccatctagtggtgacTTTTTTAAACATGTTATAGAATAGTTTCCTTGGTTTTAATGATCGATAGATTGAGCACAGGCTTACCCAGCGGAGTGCTAAGTAGGGAGAACCTTTTAAACAGACTAAGACTAAGGTGGTCATTAAAATCAACATCTAGCTGCACAGTACATCTGCACTGCATACTTCAGTAGCAAATTGCATCCACTGACTTGGTTATTCGGTTTGTTTTGATCTCAGGTGTATCATGTAGCAAAATAAACCGCTAGGAAGAATGACTAAATATACCTCAACTGCAGCAGCTGGTCAAACTTCTCACACTTTTCACACAAGCCCTATGTAATGAACTCTTATTAATAGGTTTTAACGCCCTTCTAATCCTCCTTATCTACTAACAGCAGGAATAGCTTTCAGTGATAATTATAACTTTCCTGAAAGTTCTGGAAGAGTAAAACATTTTGCACCAATGTCTTTTTTTGATGGTCTGTGATATGTTACAGGACCCCCCTGACACAAATGTACTTAGTTTTATTCTTTCACATTTTTATAGAACACTTAGATGAGAGGGCTATCTGCAATGCTGTGACTCCAGACAAAGATGTAGATGGTTTTCATGTGGTGAACGTGGGCAGAATGTGCCTGGACCAGTACTCAATGCTGCCGGCCACCCCCTGGGGAGTGTGGGAGATCATTAAGAGAACAGGTAAGGAGAATGAAGCCATTCAGCTAGTAGCTTTCTCTGATCTGTTGTGATGAGTGAAATAGGGATTGATTGTAGAACATAAATCTGAATGTAATCTTACTTTTATAGCAATGAATGTGTGATTGTTTTTAAAAAGCGTACTCTCCCAGCTGAAAAGCAAACGCCAAGCCAGACTTATGCTTGACATAAGTCATAGAATACAAAATCTTCCTTTTATATAGGATACAAAACACTAGCGTGTCTTGCATTAACTGTATGATGGAACATGAACTTCAGCCTTGTCCTTTATAAGGTCTTTGAAACTTACTTTCTGTAtcataatttacagtaggggttgCGTTTTCCCCACCATGTTCCCAGATACAATACCCAAGATACATGCATAGTGCTTACCTGACCAAGGCATATGTTATGTTATCTTAGGTCATTTTATTCACTTGTGAGAAACAAACTTTTTTTCCCATCGTAATCCCTTATGTATGGATAATTCATTCTAACGAAGTCTTCTAACGCTAAGaattgttttctgctaaaaaaattttttttttatttttgctgctcaaaaacaagcaaatcttttctGTGTCCTGCTAGGAATCCCCACTCTTGGTAAGAATGTGGTAGTAGCTGGAAGATCTAAAAATGTTGGGATGCCCATTGCAATGCTGCTGCACACAGATGGAAGGCACGAGCGCCCTGGAGGTGAGTGTCCTAGGGCATGCAGTCTAAACACAACCTAATCTTAGAACAGTATAGCATATAGATCCCTTGTACCACAGTGCTTGCTGACAAATAAAATGGCACATTAGTAATATTTTAATGTGGTTATGCATTGTTTGTCAGAGTATATATAACTTCCTCTGATTTTAATAGATCTGTGcttatatagatttatattttaaaatgtctgACTGATGCATATGTGCTTGTTACAGGTGATGCCACAGTAACTATCTCTCACCGCTACACTCCTAAAGAGCAGCTGAAGATGCACACCAAGATTGCAGATATTGTCGTTGCAGCTGCAGGTGAGCTACAATCTTGGATTAGGGATTCACAGACTAACTCTTCTTTTTGACATAAGCTCATTCATTTAGgctaatgtgtaaaaaaaaaaaaaaaaaaaaaaaaaaaaaagggggcgcagcaaaggtgcttagaattgCACTGCAGTGTTCTGACAGAGGGATGTCACTAAGTAAAGACAACATAGGTCCAAGGAGTATGAGTTCTTCCAAAGAGTCCTGAATATATCCCAAGGTAGAGAATAACCAGATATCCCAATAATTTCACTGGCAAACTCATAATGGCAAGCAAAAAATCAGCTAAACTCAAATCCCCCTGCAGACCTTTGTGAAAATGATCTATTGGGACACAGTTGCCCATTTGTAATCCTACCTCTTGGTGCATCATAAGATCTTGCTGATGGCTGAGAAGTGTAAATTTGCATTGCTgttaaactataaaataaattctCATAGAAAGCCAGGTTCCTGAGATTAAAGTGGGGAAGTCCCACAATGTGCATGGCATGATCAACTGATAGAGTATAATATCACTTGTAAACTAGGATCTCTACACAAAGATGTTTTACAAAGTGCTGTGTGATTTTATTCCACACAGGTATCCCTAACCTTATCACAGCTGACATGATAAAGGAAGGTGCTGCAGTCATCGATGTTGGAATTAACCGCGTGCAGGATCCAGTCACCGGCAAACCAAAACTTGTTGGGGATGTGGATTTTGAAGGTAAAGAGAAGGATCCTTTTCTTTACAATATTACTTGGTCTATTTCTGCTTATAGTTATATGCCATATCCAGTATGCTTTGGGAAGCAGGGTTTTGAACAGGAGAGCAGTGCTAAACACTATCACTCACGTATCGCCTAAAGCAGTTGTACTGGTTCTAACAAATTTAAGTGATCATTTGAAATTTCCCCAGTTATCCAAGTCACAAAACAGCCCCTGGGTGTACAGGAGGTCTGTGTCATTAACATGTGCCATGTTCTCTTTTAGGTGTAAGGAAGAAAGCAAGTTACATCACTCCAGTGCCAGGGGGAGTGGGGCCCATGACTGTTGCCATGCTAATGAAGAACACAATCATTGCTGCAAAGAAAATGATGAAACCCACAGAGCTGCAAGCCGTTGCCATGTAACATCTGCTCCATGATTTCAATAGAACTTTACATTCCAAACCAACTTCATGAACAGGccgaagaaaaaaaatgcaatatttgtatttattgtagtgAAGCCCCtggcttttttggggggggtggggtgaagTTATTTATTTGATACAGAGTTCTTGCTCGGCATGTGTAATGTGGAGAAGGCTTTGATGGATGCTAGTAGTTATTTCTTCTGCATAAAATGCAAACTCCTTGTGCTGTCAGAGGCCACTGTTACAAGTTGCTGTTACAGATAATAAGGTAAAGCCAAAGAGGTAGCTGCAGTTTGCATCGGTGATTAGTAAATGCTGCCTtctgtactggggtggggggaacaTATAAATGCTGCAGTTCCTGCCACCACAGAGCAGCTTTAACGTCATAGTGCACTGACCATAACATTAAGCTGACTAAGCCTGTTGCTGGCTGTAAATCTGATTTGCCTGCTTCTATGGGAGACCACTTACACTCATAGAAGCAGGCTGGACTCCTTATGAAAATGTTCATAAACATGGAATTCATGTTGGCAGCTGGATATCTTGTTAACATATAGTAGAATAAATCTAGAGCACTTGAACTTGTGGAGTAATTAGCAAGTCcatttgctctagatttacttctactctgtatatacaatgacctggatgaatgaaaaccttcatagacatatctTTTTAACCTTATATTGGGCAAATTGGCCAGGCTGCTATCAGATTTATGTCTAGACACAGAAGAAAGACAACAGTCCTACCTACTACCAAGTTATCATTGTACAAGATATTGTTTCATGGTCAGTTACTCAGGTTTGCAAGTCAATGAGGGCTCTTGGGTTTATTTTAAAAACCCATACAATCATAATTGTctatttttacttgtttttatGCTGTGTATAGTATGCCTTGAATGGAGAATGTGGCAGCGTATACTATTCTTTGAAATGCTGTGGATGCTGAAAGGGAGAGTTTGAAAGATCCAGTACACACAAGCCTGCTTTATCATTTGTTTCATGACATGAATAAGATGTAGGTGCCATTCTGGTATTAATTAAATTCTTATTCAGTTCTGATATTTGTGTCATGTTTTTTGCAAGTTAGTTACATGCCAGTTTGGTCACACATGGAGAGGCAATTTGTCCATTAATGGCACTGATTAGTAAAGCCAGATTTTTGACCCAAATGCTGGATAGTTAATAGCCCATACTGAAGCAGATATCGGGCTAAACCTTCTGCATGTGTGAAGGCTTGTTTTATATGTTCTGCAAGTAAAGCACTGCATGCAAAGCAGAAGGGAACTTTCTTTCATGGAATACTCTAAgccatgaaccacattcaaatgtaaaatatgttgaggagcaacacaaacataaaaaaaagttccaaatatgggctgtgattggctatttggtagacctcgtatggactggcagcctacaggacattcagttggagagcaacatgttgcccctgtgcccagtgtcggactgggaccccaggggcccaccagaaaacctcaaaCCATGGGCacattctccaaactatttttcttcctcttctcatttAACCTCTTTGTTCTACAagtctattttctttacatgCTACAATCTACTCCTCAATCCCCTAGTTTCCAAGCAAAACAAagtgaatgaccatgaaataggccaaatggttagaggcaggagggcccactgacccctgggcccactgggagatttcctggtatccctgtgggccagtccgacactgcctgtgccactggttggggattattgCTCTGTAGGCTAATGCCCATGCACTGGGTTTAAATGCACAACCAGGGCAATTACTGATCCATATCCCAACTACAGGCCGGCTTGCCCACATTGGTGTTAATCTAAGTACAATAAGTATTGTGTATttcaggttgtcctgaaaaataaGAGTATAGTTCCccctaaaaaactaaaaaaaaaagccataaagagcacagaatgtttaaaaaaaaaaaaaagaaatcactgaCACTTATTCTTAAAGGCAACATATGGTTAAAAGTTGTCAGTTTTTGTAtctaaaaataagatttaccttaatacacattaaaaatattatgggctgttttaattaaaaagccTTTTTCCTGACTTTACCTGAAGTATGGAGGTAGGAAGAATGTTACTGGATAATGAGAAGGTGTAGACTAATTAAAAAGGGGCATCTTTTGTCCATATGAGGTATGTGTTACCTTTTTAAGAGGTTTGAGGGGTTGTGAGCAAATGTTTGAGCACAGAGGGTCCTATACCAAATAAGAATGAAAAATAGTCCCTTAAAACCTACTCCAGATTATTACATTGAAATATTGTAGATGTCATTTATTGACTATTAGTGGTTTGAATATTGACAAGCATGTATCAGAAAATGTACATTCAGTCATTAATCGGTAGTTTAGGTTACAATACATTGCAATTATGAAATACTGAAATATTCTAAACACTTGTAAAATACACTGATTAATTGATAGAATCTGTAAGACTTGTTTTTATTCCTATCATTTATTCACATTAATATTTCGTAATCTTTTAAAATGTCCTTATTTTATGGCTAAATGCCATTGACTGGATTTAATGATATATGTAGTTTAAAAAgagaatataaaaaaagaagGCATCTTATGAAAGAAGTACCCTTCTATGTGTTAATGTATCTTGTTCCGCCCCTTCTAATGGTTGTCATATGATGGAGgatccacttttttttaaaaaaaaattgatctcATATCTGTAAGTCCTACCTGGCAGAAAGATCTTGTACATTTATGTTGTGTAGGGCAGGGGGGCAAGTGCGAAATCCAGATACAAActaccattttttgcactttgtaccctgcctttCGCTATAGTTTATTTGCCCTAGATTTCTGtgttccattattattattagtattcctaaaggaaaactatacccccaaacaatgtagctcTCTTCTGTTCTCTTAAaccagctcatgtgtaaaaccctgcttcatctaaataagccgttttcataaaaatgtttaaGAGAATGTGTCATTAGGGTAATCCCAAATTGAATATTACCAATTTAAGTACTAAGGAACACACcttgggatcatacaattcatgctGCAggaaaacaaaccaagggcacacatacatgtttggtcgtgtcagccaattaatgggcagagttctgtcttttactctcgcACTTCTTGTCACAGTTAGacctgcatcacttcctgtcaggtgatctgagGGAACACACGGTACTAACACAAAATGGCCCATGGGAAAAAATGTAAGAGGCCAATATTTGctcgtgtgtgtatatatatatatatatatatatatatataatttattttgtagTTTGACGAGAATCTTTAATAGTGCACTTAATATGAtagaaactatctgttggttaagtatttattctgggggtatagttttcctttaaaggaaagaaaaggaCAGTAAATACAAACTGCATGACCGAGTAGAAGATAGATGAGAGAAGATAGATGAcgagcagtgttggactgagatgtcaggggcccaccagaaaagcttggaccataggcccactttctaaactattaatcctcctctcctcccttaaaggaacagtaacaccaaaaaatgtatatattttaaagaaattaaactataatgtactgctgccctgcactggtaaaaattgtgtgtttgcttcaaaaacattactagagtttatataaaccctggtgtgtagccatgggggcagccattcaaaagaagaaaaggcacaggttatatagcagctaactgataaaccctgtagaatacaatggtgtcttatctgttatctgctatgtgcctgtgccttttctccttttttccagcttgaatggctgcccccgtggctacacagcagcttatttatataaactatagtagtgttcctgaagcaaacaccccagttttaccagtgcagggccacagtacattatatttcaaacactttcattttttggtgttactgtttctttaacgtCTTCTttatccaagtctttttactctatccttccatctctttttcccatacagaaacagggaatggccatgcaattggccaaatagtcagAAGCAatagggcccactgggagttttcctggtatcctggtgggccagtctgacaatGATGACAAGTAGGTATATAATGATATACAAAATAGAAAAACATGATGACATAGATAAATGGCAGAGAGGTGACAAATAGAAGACAGATTATAGAGAGATGACAAATAGGCAGGTAATATTAGATAGCAGACAGATGATAATAATAGATGACAAATAGGACTATAAAATTGTTTGCCTTGTACTAAAACACttttgtgctgctgttttctattttctgctGTGGTGCCTTAAATATTAATTTATCACAAAAAATTATAACACTGATGGGAAAATTGGTATTTGCATAACAGGAGATGTCCACATTTCCTTAGGAACATGAGTCACATTCTAAATCATTAACTACCAACTGGCTTTTCTCTGTGTCATTCTGATTTACAGATTTTCCTTGTGCAGGGCTTTCTTATACACCATTTCACAAATCATAGTGATAAATTTACAACACAACAAACTATACATTATGTATTAGAATATTGATAGGTGCCTTCTAATGTTTTATACATCTCCACCATCCACTCATAAAGCTGTTGCAAGTATTATTACATTTGAATTCATGGCTCTCATACCcactaaaaaaatagattttagtcACTTTCACACTTGTGCACACACGTCATAGAAAGAGCACAAAGAATCTTCTGAACCCAAAAACTATAGCTTTAATGTTTTAGTGGTGACTTATATTGCCAGAAGACAGAAGAATTTCATTCCAGGCAGATGGTATTACTTGACACAAGGTCCTTGGGGGTTACAAAGTAGTTTCACTGCCTCTGTCTTTGGGGTTTCGGTCAACGTCTGAGTCCTCGTACTCTGATTCCATTTCGATTTTCACTTGAGGGACggtgtttattgcatttttaggaAAGCCAATGGCAGGAGAAGGAGGGCAGGAGATCTTCAGGTGAAGGGTAATACTGCGAAAGAGAATGTAAAGAGGTTGCAGCTCTATTCCATACAGAACATACACAATGAGCggcattattatttattcatgcATCCAGTGCTCACCTTTCATTTCAAGTGCAAGAAAATTGCCCAGATATGTAAACTGACTATAGCTAAATCTGAATTTAAAGATGTCCAAGATGGAAACAACTTTTTTGTAGGCACAACAACATTTACCTGATTAGGGTAACTGTAATTAGTTTGTATGATCAATTGATCATTTATAAATTTTCAAAATCAACTCTTGAGTTTCAATAAGAATAAATtatcttttcatttatttataaataaatgaatatctaCATGTATTTGTTGGGTATATGTTGCACACAGGGGTTTTGTGaagataagtaagccttttatcttAAAACTCcactaaaattactctgtacaacccccagaataaccttTCCCAATatgcacatttattttgtttctctattacaagaaACTGAAccgcagctct contains:
- the mthfd2 gene encoding bifunctional methylenetetrahydrofolate dehydrogenase/cyclohydrolase, mitochondrial precursor — its product is MATLTSLRFLCCAVRAQVRAIHCTPCRNEAVVISGRKLARQIRQEARHEVEQWVAAGNKRPHLSVVLVGDNPASHSYVLNKTKAAADVGISSETILKPTSITEEELLDLINKLNNDDHVDGLLVQLPLPEHLDERAICNAVTPDKDVDGFHVVNVGRMCLDQYSMLPATPWGVWEIIKRTGIPTLGKNVVVAGRSKNVGMPIAMLLHTDGRHERPGGDATVTISHRYTPKEQLKMHTKIADIVVAAAGIPNLITADMIKEGAAVIDVGINRVQDPVTGKPKLVGDVDFEGVRKKASYITPVPGGVGPMTVAMLMKNTIIAAKKMMKPTELQAVAM